Proteins encoded together in one Bacteroides ovatus window:
- a CDS encoding winged helix-turn-helix transcriptional regulator translates to MYKKKIPFDIDCGIKITMEVIGGKWKSCIIQELCTGPKRPSELHRLFTEASPRVINQQLKELEMHGIISKKIFMELPPHSEYAITELGKTLIPLIEQLEIWGDSFRPEMKRILKIE, encoded by the coding sequence ATGTATAAGAAGAAAATTCCTTTTGATATTGATTGTGGGATAAAGATTACGATGGAAGTGATCGGGGGAAAATGGAAAAGTTGCATCATTCAGGAATTATGCACTGGTCCGAAACGTCCCAGCGAGCTGCATCGTTTATTTACCGAGGCAAGTCCCCGGGTCATCAATCAACAACTGAAAGAATTGGAGATGCACGGCATTATCAGCAAAAAGATATTCATGGAGCTTCCTCCCCATTCGGAATATGCTATCACCGAATTGGGAAAGACGCTGATTCCTCTGATTGAGCAACTGGAAATCTGGGGTGATAGCTTTCGTCCGGAGATGAAGAGAATCTTGAAAATAGAATAA
- a CDS encoding DUF3098 domain-containing protein — MKSKRIREEEIKTVLGKRNYVILIIGSILIIIGYILMSGEGSTLAAYNPDIFSGTRIRIAPLLCLLGYLLNVFGILYRPRQRGFNLSIEVTD; from the coding sequence ATGAAATCGAAAAGAATAAGAGAAGAAGAAATAAAAACAGTATTGGGCAAAAGAAATTACGTCATCTTAATTATCGGCTCTATATTGATTATCATAGGATATATATTAATGAGCGGCGAGGGGAGTACCCTTGCCGCCTATAATCCCGATATATTTAGTGGAACACGCATACGTATTGCCCCATTATTGTGTTTATTGGGGTATCTACTGAATGTATTCGGTATTCTTTACCGTCCTCGTCAAAGGGGATTTAATCTTTCAATAGAGGTAACTGATTGA
- a CDS encoding FecR family protein: MKKSNISKIIKMFLSARFPSETEEKVQKWIIKDENQQAKAKASLDYWNELDIEADSSTYASLERVNLRTGYNKEHLTNIASYQKFARVAAVIVPLFLFAGGMFYYLSPHNEMIEISVAYGEQKRLILPDSSEVWLNAGSSILYPETFAKDKRLVMLDGEAYFSVKKDTVSPFIVETSQLSVKVLGTRFNVKAYPNDEKITTTLTSGKVEVSVRSQPPHILKPDEQLTYDKKSSDIHISVIDTNDTNCWMAGKLVFTNASAGEIFRTLERHYNTTIDNTAIIPASKRYTVKFLKDESLNEILNILKDIIGFDYQQYEKKIVLTRQ; encoded by the coding sequence ATGAAGAAAAGTAATATCAGTAAAATCATCAAAATGTTCCTCTCCGCCCGCTTTCCATCTGAAACGGAAGAGAAAGTGCAGAAATGGATCATCAAAGATGAAAATCAGCAGGCGAAAGCTAAAGCCTCATTGGATTATTGGAATGAATTGGACATAGAAGCCGATTCAAGCACTTATGCTTCATTGGAACGGGTGAATTTAAGAACAGGATATAATAAGGAGCATCTGACCAACATAGCTTCTTACCAGAAGTTTGCCCGTGTCGCCGCCGTTATTGTTCCTTTATTTCTATTTGCGGGAGGGATGTTCTACTATCTTTCTCCTCACAACGAAATGATAGAAATATCCGTTGCCTACGGAGAACAGAAGCGCTTAATCTTGCCGGATAGTTCGGAAGTATGGTTGAACGCGGGAAGTAGCATTTTATACCCGGAAACTTTTGCCAAAGATAAACGCTTGGTCATGCTTGACGGTGAAGCTTATTTCTCTGTCAAAAAAGATACTGTAAGTCCTTTTATTGTAGAAACCTCCCAACTCTCTGTGAAAGTTCTTGGAACCAGGTTCAATGTGAAAGCCTATCCTAATGATGAGAAAATAACGACTACATTGACTAGCGGTAAGGTGGAAGTGAGTGTCCGGTCTCAACCTCCCCATATACTAAAGCCCGATGAGCAGCTTACATACGACAAAAAATCATCAGATATTCACATATCAGTGATAGATACGAATGATACAAATTGTTGGATGGCGGGAAAACTAGTATTTACCAATGCCAGCGCCGGAGAAATATTCCGAACCTTGGAAAGGCACTATAACACCACTATTGATAATACAGCAATTATCCCCGCATCCAAACGATATACGGTTAAGTTTCTGAAAGATGAAAGTCTGAATGAAATACTGAATATATTGAAAGATATCATCGGCTTTGATTATCAGCAATATGAAAAGAAAATAGTATTAACCCGACAATAA
- a CDS encoding RNA polymerase sigma-70 factor: protein MNNNIDIKTLEAFQDGNHKAFETIFIAYYNKTKTFIDGYIKSEPDAEELTEDLFVNLWINRHSIDTSRSFNSYLHTIARNAAINFLKHKYVCDAYLNNNQETGYSSTSEEDLIAKELEMLIDELVGGMPEQRRMIYTLSRNEGLSNAEIAERLNTTKRNVESQLSLALKEIRKVISCFLVSLL from the coding sequence ATGAATAACAACATTGATATAAAAACGCTGGAGGCCTTTCAGGATGGGAATCACAAGGCCTTTGAGACTATTTTTATAGCATACTACAACAAAACCAAAACATTCATTGACGGATATATAAAATCAGAACCTGATGCGGAAGAGCTGACAGAGGATTTATTTGTCAATCTTTGGATCAACCGTCATTCGATTGATACGTCCAGATCATTCAATTCTTATTTGCACACCATTGCAAGAAATGCAGCAATCAACTTTCTGAAACATAAATATGTGTGTGATGCCTATCTGAACAATAATCAAGAAACAGGATATAGCTCTACTTCCGAAGAAGACCTTATTGCCAAGGAATTGGAAATGCTGATTGACGAACTTGTCGGAGGAATGCCCGAACAACGGAGAATGATTTATACATTGAGTCGTAACGAAGGATTATCCAATGCCGAAATTGCCGAACGCCTGAATACTACCAAAAGAAATGTTGAAAGCCAGCTAAGTCTTGCTTTGAAAGAAATACGGAAGGTTATTTCATGTTTCCTGGTATCACTATTATAG
- a CDS encoding arginase family protein — MNNSSLLADVSGIPYFCFKKMRKYLLSLALVVGVVSMNAQEKVTNNVNMENKKSTLRFIYPQWQGGIVDHWMPDIPAEDSSRGYYLGAQLLNYLAPQTGQNTVEVPVSLDINDRATEKGISARSVILKQTKAALDLLKENHPDRIVTLGGECSVSVVPFTYLINRYPDDVAIVWIDAHPDINLPYDEYKGYHAMALTACLGMGDEEIMELLPGKTDASKALIVGLRSWDEGMQERQRKLGIKGLSPQEVANDRTKIMEWLKSTGVSKVVIHFDMDVLDPAEIIAAVGVEPNGMKIEEVVRIINDISSEYDLVGLTVAEPMPRVAIKLRNMLNQLPLLKD; from the coding sequence ATGAATAATTCGTCCCTACTTGCCGATGTTTCAGGTATTCCCTACTTTTGCTTCAAAAAGATGAGAAAGTATTTATTATCACTTGCATTAGTCGTTGGAGTCGTTTCAATGAATGCACAAGAAAAAGTAACAAACAATGTAAATATGGAAAATAAAAAATCAACTCTTCGTTTTATCTATCCTCAATGGCAAGGAGGAATTGTAGATCATTGGATGCCTGATATTCCGGCGGAAGATTCATCCAGAGGCTACTATCTGGGAGCACAGTTATTGAACTATTTAGCCCCACAGACCGGTCAGAATACGGTCGAAGTTCCGGTTTCACTGGATATAAATGACAGAGCGACGGAAAAAGGTATCAGTGCACGCAGTGTCATACTGAAACAAACTAAAGCTGCGCTTGATCTGCTTAAAGAGAATCATCCGGATCGGATTGTCACTTTAGGAGGAGAATGTTCCGTTAGTGTTGTTCCGTTTACTTATTTAATCAATAGATACCCGGATGATGTAGCTATCGTCTGGATAGACGCACATCCCGACATCAATCTGCCTTATGATGAATATAAGGGTTATCATGCAATGGCACTAACAGCTTGTTTGGGAATGGGAGATGAAGAAATAATGGAATTACTTCCGGGAAAAACGGATGCTTCCAAAGCCCTGATTGTCGGACTCCGCTCATGGGATGAGGGTATGCAGGAACGACAAAGAAAGCTGGGAATTAAAGGATTATCTCCACAGGAAGTTGCCAATGATCGTACAAAGATTATGGAATGGCTGAAAAGTACCGGGGTTTCGAAGGTGGTTATACATTTCGATATGGATGTATTGGACCCGGCAGAGATAATCGCTGCCGTAGGCGTTGAGCCTAACGGCATGAAGATTGAAGAAGTAGTTCGTATCATTAATGATATATCCTCCGAATATGATCTGGTAGGACTTACAGTTGCCGAACCTATGCCACGAGTGGCAATCAAACTTAGAAATATGCTCAATCAGTTACCTCTATTGAAAGATTAA
- a CDS encoding DUF2723 domain-containing protein: protein MSNLLFKRWNDFGGWLVFLIAAFVYGMTIEPTASFWDCPEFISCAEKLQVGHPPGAPFYMLVGNLFTQFASDASQVSGMVNFLNALLSAGCILFLFWSITRLVRALLVGDERKLSVMDVIIILGAGFVGALAYTFSDTFWFSAVEGEVYAFSSFLTALVFWMILRWQDEADSVSGDRWIILIAYIIGLSIGVHLLNLLCIPAIVLVFYYQKYQTLSLKGVIGAIALSGILIVLILFVYIPGMADVGGWFELFFVNVMGLPFQSGLIVFLGLVLFLLIGAIYRFRKRIVNTGLWCLLMLTIGYTTYAVILIRANANTPLNENAPDTIFTLKSYLNREQYESAPLLYGRTYASEPEYVPEGDYYKVKTEKGSAIYRPDKKEGKYKIIRYKEDVCYTQNMLFPRMWNDRSAASYKGWSGGGANEAPTQKENLTYFITYQLNYMYWRYFLWNFVGRQNDIQGSGEPEHGNWITGISWLDNLRLGDQKLLPESLRENKGHNVFYGLPLLLGLLGIYWQWTRGKKGKQQFSVLFFLFFMTGLAIVLYLNQTPGQPRERDYAYAGSFYAFAIWIGMGAAGCCDMLRRKQAKILPVGLLMLLCLFVPIQMASQTWDDHDRSNRYTCRDFGANYLMTLPDKGNPIIFCEGDNDTFPLWYNQDTEEVRRDVRICNLSYAQTDWYIYQQQCPLYDAPGLPISWDQNQYQEGKNEYVAVRPELKKQIEALYQKHPEEARDSFGNDPYEIKNILKYWVFAEKQEFHVIPTDTINIYIDKDAVLRSGMMLPEAIRHLKGEELRDAIPDKLSISLKNIRLLTKVDLLMLEILANCNWERPLYMAISVGNSSKLKFDDYFVQEGLAFRFTPFNYKEWGDVEEGNGYAIDTEKLYENVMNRYKYGGLDTPGLYLDETTLRICYSHRRLFAQLAKELVKQGDDIRARKVLEYAGQAIPAYNVPEVYESGSYDIATAYASIGETQKATDLLNHLIAESENYIDWAFSLGDNRIGMVQQDCLYRFWQWNQCNELLKSMDKERYEQSNQQFEKKYMRFTQLMNYHN, encoded by the coding sequence ATGAGCAACTTATTATTTAAAAGATGGAATGATTTCGGTGGGTGGCTGGTCTTTCTGATAGCAGCATTTGTGTATGGGATGACCATCGAACCAACCGCAAGTTTCTGGGATTGTCCCGAATTTATTTCTTGTGCTGAAAAATTACAGGTAGGGCATCCGCCGGGAGCACCTTTCTATATGCTTGTCGGCAACCTGTTTACCCAGTTTGCTTCCGATGCTTCGCAAGTGTCGGGAATGGTCAACTTTTTAAATGCACTATTGAGTGCCGGTTGTATCTTGTTTCTTTTCTGGAGTATTACCCGATTAGTGAGAGCCTTGCTTGTGGGCGATGAACGGAAATTATCTGTTATGGATGTTATTATCATTCTGGGAGCAGGTTTTGTGGGAGCTTTAGCTTATACTTTCAGTGATACATTCTGGTTTAGTGCGGTAGAGGGGGAGGTATATGCCTTCTCTTCTTTCCTCACAGCCTTGGTATTTTGGATGATTCTTCGCTGGCAGGATGAAGCAGATTCTGTGTCCGGTGACCGCTGGATTATCCTGATAGCCTATATTATAGGGCTTTCAATCGGAGTGCATTTGCTTAATCTGCTTTGTATTCCTGCCATTGTATTAGTGTTCTATTACCAAAAATATCAGACTCTATCACTCAAGGGAGTTATCGGGGCCATTGCATTATCCGGTATTCTTATTGTATTGATTCTTTTTGTTTATATACCCGGAATGGCTGATGTAGGAGGATGGTTCGAATTATTCTTTGTCAATGTGATGGGATTACCCTTCCAGTCAGGATTGATCGTCTTTCTGGGTTTGGTCCTGTTTTTACTGATAGGAGCCATTTATCGGTTCAGAAAACGCATCGTGAATACCGGTTTGTGGTGTTTACTCATGCTCACCATAGGATATACCACCTATGCGGTCATACTCATTCGTGCCAATGCTAATACGCCGCTCAACGAGAATGCACCGGATACTATTTTCACACTCAAAAGCTACCTGAATCGCGAACAGTATGAAAGTGCTCCTTTACTTTATGGGAGAACCTATGCGTCCGAACCGGAGTATGTGCCCGAAGGAGACTATTACAAGGTAAAGACAGAAAAAGGTAGTGCCATCTATCGGCCGGATAAGAAAGAAGGCAAGTATAAAATTATTCGCTATAAGGAAGACGTGTGCTACACTCAAAATATGTTATTTCCGCGAATGTGGAATGATCGTTCGGCCGCTTCTTACAAAGGATGGTCCGGTGGAGGTGCGAATGAGGCTCCTACACAAAAAGAGAACCTGACTTATTTTATCACATACCAACTCAATTACATGTACTGGCGCTATTTCTTATGGAATTTTGTCGGACGACAGAATGATATTCAAGGAAGCGGTGAACCGGAACATGGTAACTGGATTACAGGAATTTCCTGGCTTGATAATCTGCGACTGGGGGATCAAAAACTTTTGCCGGAATCTTTGCGTGAGAACAAAGGTCACAATGTGTTCTATGGCTTACCATTATTATTAGGATTACTCGGTATCTATTGGCAATGGACACGTGGAAAAAAAGGCAAGCAGCAATTCAGTGTCTTATTTTTCCTTTTCTTTATGACGGGATTGGCTATTGTGCTCTATCTGAATCAGACTCCCGGACAACCCCGTGAACGGGATTATGCGTATGCAGGTTCGTTTTATGCGTTCGCTATCTGGATTGGAATGGGAGCCGCCGGATGCTGTGACATGCTTCGCAGGAAACAGGCAAAAATCCTCCCAGTCGGCTTACTTATGCTGCTTTGCCTGTTTGTCCCCATACAAATGGCAAGCCAGACTTGGGATGACCACGATCGAAGCAACCGGTATACCTGTCGTGACTTTGGTGCTAATTATCTGATGACACTTCCCGACAAAGGAAATCCGATCATATTCTGTGAGGGGGATAATGATACGTTCCCCTTGTGGTATAATCAGGATACGGAAGAAGTACGCAGAGATGTACGTATCTGCAATTTAAGTTATGCGCAGACCGACTGGTACATTTATCAGCAACAATGTCCTCTGTACGATGCTCCCGGACTGCCGATCAGTTGGGATCAAAATCAATACCAGGAAGGGAAGAACGAATATGTGGCTGTTCGTCCGGAATTGAAGAAACAGATAGAAGCATTGTATCAGAAACATCCCGAAGAAGCCCGTGATAGTTTTGGAAATGATCCGTATGAAATAAAGAATATCCTGAAATATTGGGTGTTCGCAGAGAAACAGGAATTCCATGTGATACCTACCGATACTATAAATATTTATATTGATAAGGATGCAGTACTCCGTTCTGGAATGATGTTGCCTGAAGCCATTCGTCATTTAAAAGGGGAAGAACTAAGAGATGCAATACCGGATAAACTGTCTATTTCTCTAAAAAATATACGTCTGTTGACTAAAGTGGACTTACTCATGCTCGAGATCCTGGCTAACTGTAACTGGGAACGTCCCCTGTACATGGCTATCTCGGTAGGCAACTCCAGTAAACTGAAATTTGATGACTACTTTGTTCAGGAAGGGTTAGCATTCCGGTTTACTCCTTTCAACTATAAAGAATGGGGAGACGTGGAAGAAGGCAATGGATATGCCATAGATACGGAGAAGCTCTACGAGAATGTGATGAACAGATATAAATACGGTGGATTGGATACTCCCGGACTTTATCTGGACGAAACAACCCTGCGCATCTGTTATTCTCATCGAAGGCTCTTTGCGCAACTGGCTAAAGAATTGGTGAAACAAGGAGACGACATCCGTGCCAGAAAAGTATTGGAATATGCTGGGCAAGCTATTCCGGCATATAATGTTCCTGAAGTATACGAGAGTGGTTCGTATGATATAGCCACCGCTTATGCTTCCATAGGAGAAACGCAGAAAGCGACCGATCTATTGAATCATCTGATAGCAGAATCGGAAAATTATATCGACTGGGCTTTCTCATTGGGAGATAACCGGATAGGGATGGTTCAACAGGATTGTTTGTATAGGTTCTGGCAATGGAATCAGTGTAATGAATTACTGAAGAGTATGGATAAAGAGAGATATGAACAGAGTAATCAGCAATTTGAAAAGAAATATATGCGCTTTACTCAACTAATGAATTATCACAACTAA
- a CDS encoding tetratricopeptide repeat protein has protein sequence MNNLRILLYMMLLSLAACHPEGTSVKQGLGKAAQLMAQDPDTASIILETIQSSQMNEAQLAEYNLLCTQLNEDKNIPHSSDKQIRQAASYYEKNGNEYQKSKAYYYLACVESDLEQKEEAEIHFKKAIKLAKETEEYDHLAKICKRCSLYYQKYGNFDEALEMERKAYASQLMLNDGKSDSSVILSSALGMFGVMSLLLGLLWKKNRHALSQLDLFKEEILKKDVESDKLILQCNHLEEKYQSLQLHIYESSPVVSKVRQFKERNVLSSKIPSFSEKDWTELLRLQENVYGLVSKLKEIGPKLTEEDLRVCAFLREGVQPACFADLMKLTTETLTRRISRIKTEKLMLANSKESLEDIVKSLGDLSFCARN, from the coding sequence ATGAATAACCTTCGAATTTTATTGTATATGATGCTCCTTTCATTGGCTGCATGTCATCCGGAAGGAACGAGTGTGAAGCAAGGGTTAGGCAAAGCCGCACAACTCATGGCACAGGACCCTGATACAGCATCCATTATTCTTGAGACTATTCAGTCAAGCCAAATGAATGAGGCTCAACTGGCAGAGTATAATTTATTGTGTACCCAGCTCAACGAGGATAAAAACATTCCTCATTCCTCTGATAAGCAGATTAGGCAGGCGGCATCTTATTATGAGAAAAATGGCAATGAATATCAAAAATCCAAAGCATATTATTATCTTGCCTGTGTGGAAAGTGATCTGGAACAGAAAGAGGAGGCAGAAATCCACTTTAAGAAGGCAATCAAGCTTGCCAAGGAAACAGAGGAATACGACCATCTGGCAAAAATCTGCAAACGATGTAGTCTTTATTATCAGAAATACGGTAACTTTGATGAGGCACTGGAAATGGAGAGAAAGGCTTACGCCAGTCAGTTGATGTTGAATGACGGTAAAAGCGATTCTTCAGTAATTCTTTCTTCTGCTTTAGGAATGTTTGGTGTGATGTCTTTGTTACTTGGGCTACTCTGGAAGAAAAATCGGCACGCACTTTCCCAATTGGATCTTTTCAAAGAAGAAATACTGAAAAAAGATGTTGAATCGGATAAGCTGATTTTGCAATGTAACCATCTCGAAGAGAAGTATCAGTCTCTTCAACTACATATCTATGAAAGTTCCCCCGTTGTCTCAAAAGTACGACAGTTTAAAGAACGGAATGTTTTGTCTTCTAAAATCCCTTCTTTCTCCGAGAAAGACTGGACAGAGTTACTGCGACTTCAGGAAAACGTCTATGGACTTGTATCTAAATTGAAAGAAATAGGTCCGAAGCTCACAGAAGAGGATTTAAGGGTATGTGCTTTTCTGCGGGAGGGAGTCCAACCTGCTTGCTTTGCTGATTTAATGAAACTGACTACAGAGACGCTGACCCGGAGAATCTCCAGAATAAAAACGGAGAAACTGATGTTGGCAAATTCTAAAGAGTCACTGGAAGATATTGTGAAATCATTGGGGGATCTTTCATTTTGTGCAAGAAATTAA